Proteins encoded by one window of Candidatus Neomarinimicrobiota bacterium:
- a CDS encoding DUF1028 domain-containing protein, translating to MRRIFSTPICYYLLILLVLLLPAHSQERQSSNDRPVATFSILGFDPETGMVGGAVQSRVFSVGNGVLWGKADVGMVATQAYVDVSYGPQGLELLRKGLSPKQVVKTLLNNDLDPHPEDWPKAARQFSVMDSEGNVATHTGQKASFWAGHKYGKNCSAQGNILASELVVKNMVETFEGTRGHISMRLLSALEAGQAAGGDSRGMQSAAILIVKKDGGVWLNNDVVLRLQVDDHTEPIKELRRLIEKAHQRFGWE from the coding sequence ATGAGAAGAATCTTTAGCACCCCCATCTGCTATTATCTTTTAATACTATTGGTGCTCTTACTCCCGGCTCATAGTCAAGAGAGGCAATCAAGTAATGATCGTCCTGTAGCGACCTTTTCCATACTGGGTTTTGACCCTGAGACAGGAATGGTAGGTGGAGCTGTTCAATCGAGGGTTTTTTCTGTCGGGAATGGTGTTTTGTGGGGAAAGGCTGATGTTGGGATGGTTGCGACACAAGCTTATGTCGATGTGAGCTATGGCCCACAGGGGCTAGAATTATTAAGAAAAGGATTGTCCCCCAAGCAAGTAGTTAAAACTTTGTTGAATAATGATCTCGATCCCCACCCCGAAGATTGGCCCAAAGCTGCCCGACAGTTTTCTGTTATGGATTCTGAGGGAAACGTCGCTACTCACACCGGCCAGAAGGCATCCTTTTGGGCAGGTCATAAATATGGCAAGAATTGCAGTGCTCAAGGCAATATCCTGGCAAGTGAATTGGTGGTGAAAAATATGGTTGAGACATTTGAGGGGACAAGGGGTCATATATCCATGCGGTTGCTTAGTGCACTTGAAGCGGGTCAAGCCGCCGGAGGGGATTCACGTGGCATGCAATCTGCCGCCATTTTGATTGTAAAAAAGGACGGGGGAGTTTGGCTGAACAATGACGTTGTACTCCGTCTTCAGGTTGATGATCATACAGAGCCAATCAAAGAGTTGCGACGTCTCATTGAAAAAGCTCACCAAAGATTCGGTTGGGAATAA